AAATCCGGCATCAGCCACGGGTGCGGATAGGAAGACAGGCCTTTGCCGTCCACTTCCTGACGAAAGCTGTCCATCTGCTCCCGCGACAGCCGGCCGAGCATGAAGGCGCGGGCATAGACGCCGGGGGCCGAATGCCCCTGCACGAACACCAGGTCGCCGCCGTGATTTTCCGACCGTGCATGCCAGAAGTGATTGAAACCGACGTCGTACAGCGTTGCCGCCGACGCAAAGCTGGCGATATGGCCGCCGAGCTCCGAGGATTGCTTGTTGGCGCGCAACACCATTGCCGCGGCGTTCCAGCGCACATACGAGCGGATGCGATGTTCCAGTTCGTGATCGCCGGGGGAGCGGTCCTCCTGACCGGGCGGGATGGTGTTGATGTAGGCGGTATTGGCGCTGTACGGAAGGTAGGCGCCTGAGCGCCGCGCCTTCTCGATCAGTTGCTCGAGGATGTAGTGCGCTCGCTCGGGACCTTCATGCTGCAGGACTCCGTCGAGGGCATCCAGCCACTCGTTTGTCTCTTGCGGATCGTCATCCGGAAGTGCTGCCATGGCTCTACCTTGGGTGAGATTGCTGTCGCTGTTTTTCGGGGGATTGCAGCGTTTGTGCTGCGGTCTCCATTCGGTAAAAAATTATAGCACCGCGGGCAGGCCGCAAGCCGTGCCCGGCACGGCTTGCGTTGCGTCATTTCGGGGTGGGCGGGGCGCGTCCAAGCAAATAGAACTCGTCGTTCGGGCGCATGTCGATCAGGTGCGCCATTCGGTTGGACAGCGCGAAGAACGCGGTGATGCCGCCGATGTCCCAAATATCCTCCGCGCTGAAGCCGTGGCCGCGCAGGACGTCGTGGTCCGCATCGGTCATCGCCTCGGGCGTGCGCGAGAGTTTACAGGCGAAATCCAGCATCGCCTTCTGCCGCGGCGTGAGGTCGGCCTTGCGATGGTGAATCGCCACCTGGTCGGCGATCTGCGGATTCTTCGCGTAGATGCGCAGGATGGCGCCGTGCGCGATCACGCAGTACGGGCACTGGCTGAGTCCGCTGGTGGCGACGACAATCATTTCCTTCTCGGCTTTCGACAGACCGGATTCCTTCAGCATCAGCGCGTCGTGATACGCGAAGAAGGCGCGAAACTCGTCCGGACGATGCGCCAGCGTCACGAATACATTCGGAATGAACCCGGCCTTTTGCTGGACCTCGAGCATCTTGTCGCGGACGTCGTCGGGAAGTTCTTCGAGTTTCGGTACTGGATAATTGCTGATTGCGTGGGTGGACATGGTTACTCTCTAAATCCTAGGACTGAACCGCAAAGGCGCGAAGGCGCAAAGGAGGGCACGCAAAGGAATACAAGACTGAATCCGGAATGGTCCTGGCAAAGTGACAGTTGTGCCGAGTTTTTCGTTATTGTTGTTCTTGCTCTCCTTCGCGTTTCCTTTGCGCCTTCGCGCCTTTGCGGTGAAGGGTTAATCGTATTTGCGCAAGTCCTCGATGATCTTGCCGTCGTTCGGCAGTGAGCCAGGGTCGGCGAATTCGACATCGCCGCGCAGTTTGCAGACATCGCGCACGCTGTCGGCGATGGCCTGTGACAGCGCATCGTTGCGGCTGCGAACTTCGCAGCGCAATCGCATGCGATCGTTGCGCTCGGCATCGTGCTCCACGGTCAGACGCGCCTTCAGGATTTCGGGATGGCGTTTGACGACCTGGTCGATCTGCGACGGATGCACGAACATGCCCTTCACTTTGGT
The window above is part of the Betaproteobacteria bacterium genome. Proteins encoded here:
- a CDS encoding peroxidase-related enzyme (This protein belongs to a clade of uncharacterized proteins related to peroxidases such as the alkylhydroperoxidase AhpD.), whose amino-acid sequence is MSTHAISNYPVPKLEELPDDVRDKMLEVQQKAGFIPNVFVTLAHRPDEFRAFFAYHDALMLKESGLSKAEKEMIVVATSGLSQCPYCVIAHGAILRIYAKNPQIADQVAIHHRKADLTPRQKAMLDFACKLSRTPEAMTDADHDVLRGHGFSAEDIWDIGGITAFFALSNRMAHLIDMRPNDEFYLLGRAPPTPK